In one window of Mytilus galloprovincialis chromosome 6, xbMytGall1.hap1.1, whole genome shotgun sequence DNA:
- the LOC143079304 gene encoding neural cell adhesion molecule 1-like produces the protein MDFAYSCIIVLHIAAYNIFVLDVDATGAGTSADPFQTYAQRGYEAVLQCIYERSRLKWYTKENSIIASESAVIDRTKYNTSVTSTGLYYRLHVLNAQPADEGIYICRGGLNETYYIHLFVYEQPFSLIFQNASTENKLIGTEGHDLVIECVATGGIPAPMLSLKVLETEVQTGVQELRYTLRNIPRLYDTTIVSCEANSEALDIPMNISAVIYLNLMPLMPVFSKNIVNILEMVPFTITCISTGSRPVATVWWMVGQTDVTHASTSQESKADDTFNVTSTLTYKVDRKFNFELILCTANNTIGGFSNGIRLFVRFPPDVSVFNVTYEMSDPTRTINCTADGYPDTYIFYKWLHKSLYGHIIRELDGNTILTLPAVPTTLRYQDNGEYVCTVSNGIQGPEGVEKRQGAAKITVYAQPVFTADNNERNTQYGEIGKTVDIVIHVFSVPKYIYNVWFDNGKQIQTSLKFHFFESSAQVEDVFHGKTVKVDGYELILTINDLTNEDFTNYTLILDNGFGQSVEHTVVLKLSTSTIKPETLSSGVIIGAVCGSMVSIIVLTLVLVFIIKKRRKGHQRCETTVTFEKTNSDDHTHNYEEVQNSCDTQNGSNKIRDQSPTKYYKTLGLQDVPNAYDNLSDEAQHTNKDQSPSRHYEKLGIKDVPNVYEDLTDKESKEIGGQSRRRHYDELGQKEAPNVYDELTNEAQYENRSQSSGKHYEDLGKKNAAYIYDDLNNEACGETKAKSPTQHYEELGAKKDPTIYDDLINEDSENKVYEIDSKQWTLGN, from the exons ATGGATTTTGCTTACTCCTGCATAATCGTTTTACATATTGCTGCATACA atatatttgtattagacGTTGATGCAACTGGTGCAGGTACATCGGCAGATCCTTTCCAAACGTATGCTCAACGAGGATATGAAGCAGTTTTGCAGTGTATATATGAAAGGAGTAGGCTTAAATGGTACACAAAAGAGAATTCAATAATAGCTAGTGAGAGTGCTGTTATTGACAGAACGAAGTACAATACATCAGTCACAAGCACTGGGTTGTACTACAGATTACACGTTCTGAACGCTCAACCTGCTGATGAGGGGATTTATATCTGCCGAGGAGGGTTAAATGAAACATACTACATTCATCTGTTTGTATATG AGCAGCCTTTCAGTTTGATTTTTCAAAATGCCTCTACAGAGAACAAATTAATTGGTACAGAGGGACATGATCTGGTGATTGAATGTGTAGCTACTGGAGGAATTCCTGCTCCCATGTTATCCCTTAAAGTTCTTGAAACGGAAGTTCAAACTGGCGTCCAGGAATTGCGATACACTTTGCGAAACATACCGAGATTGTATGATACAACAATTGTTTCTTGCGAAGCAAACAGTGAAGCTTTGGATATTCCAATGAACATTTCAGCTGTTATATATTTAAATC TTATGCCTTTAATGCCAGTATTCAGTAAAAATATCGTAAATATCCTGGAGATGGTACCATTTACGATAACGTGTATATCAACTGGAAGTCGTCCTGTCGCTACTGTTTGGTGGATGGTAGGTCAAACTGATGTTACACATGCATCAACATCACAGGAAAGCAAAGCGGATGATACTTTCAATGTGACCTCCACATTAACATATAAGGTGGACAGAAAATTCAACTTTGAACTGATACTATGTACAGCAAATAACACAATTGGTGGATTTTCAAACGGGATAAGATTATTCGTAAGAT TTCCACCAGATGTTTCAGTTTTTAATGTCACCTATGAAATGAGCGATCCAACACGAACAATAAATTGTACAGCTGATGGCTATCCTGatacatacatattttataaGTGGCTGCACAAATCTTTGTATGGACACATTATTCGCGAACTTGACGGGAACACAATCTTGACACTACCTGCTGTTCCTACAACACTTAGATATCAAGACAATGGTGAATATGTGTGTACAGTTAGTAATGGTATTCAAGGACCGGAAGGAGTAGAGAAGCGGCAAGGAGCGGCAAAAATTACTGTTTATG CACAGCCAGTATTTACTGCAGACAACAATGAAAGAAATACTCAGTATGGAGAGATTGGTAAAACTGTTGATATAGTTATTCATGTGTTTAGTGTTCCTAAGTACATTTACAATGTTTGGTTTGATAATGGAAAACAGATTCAAACATcacttaaatttcatttttttgaatCCTCCGCTCAAGTGGAGGATGTTTTCCATGGGAAGACTGTCAAAGTTGATGGCTATGAATTAATTCTGACGATAAATGATTTAACAAACGAGGACTTCACTAACTATACATTGATATTAGACAATGGTTTTGGACAATCTGTTGAACACACTGTGGTTTTGAAACTATCAA cTTCAACAATAAAACCAGAAACTTTGTCATCAGGTGTAATTATTGGTGCTGTGTGCGGGAGTATGGTGTCCATAATTGTTTTAACGCTGGTTTTGGTCTTTATAATCAAAAAGAGACGGAAAG ggCATCAACGATGTGAAAC CACAGTGACCTTTGAAAAGACTAATTCTGATGATCACACACATAATTATGAAGAAGTACAAAATAGCTGCGATACACAAAATG GTTCAAACAAAATCAGAGATCAAAG CCCGACTAAATACTACAAGACACTTGGTCTGCAGGATGTCCCAAATGCTTATGACAATTTGAGCGACGAAG CGCAACATACAAACAAAGATCAAAG ccCTTCAAGACATTATGAAAAACTTGGTATAAAAGATGTCCCTAATGTTTATGAAGATTTAACTGATAAAG AATCAAAGGAAATCGGAGGTCAAAG CAGAAGAAGACATTATGATGAACTTGGACAGAAAGAGGCACCGAATGTTTATGACGAATTGACCAATGAAG CACAATATGAAAACAGATCTCAAAG CTCTGGAAAACATTATGAAGATCTTGGTAAAAAAAACGCAGCCTATATTTATGACGATTTGAACAATGAAG cTTGCGGAGAAACCAAAGCTAAAAg cCCAACACAACATTATGAGGAACTTGGTGCAAAAAAAGATCCAACTATTTATGATGATTTGATAAATGAGG ACTCTGAAAATAAAGTGTATGAAATCGATTCAAAACAATGGACACTGGGAAACTGA